The following are encoded together in the Capsulimonas corticalis genome:
- a CDS encoding serine/threonine protein kinase — MLNRIGRVFATFDENTQDSGNISYGVQIGEDRYFVKTAGRPDYAKCFFPHEARVALLWNAKLLWEECPDLALAQLEHAVSESPHGPLLIYEWMEGESLGTSREQREDPASAFQRFRTLPAGEIALALDTLFEVHERLAQKEWVAVDFYDGALMYDFDRRRLRLVDIDMYHKGAFTNKMGEMFGSSRFMAPEEHVQGAAIDQSTTVFTLGRAAAVFLGDGTLERSAWRGSEATQAVILRACAERPADRYPTVAAFSQDWSEARMLETKK, encoded by the coding sequence TTGCTGAATCGAATTGGCCGAGTGTTCGCCACGTTCGATGAAAACACTCAGGATTCGGGCAACATTTCCTATGGCGTTCAGATTGGCGAAGATCGCTATTTTGTGAAGACGGCGGGACGTCCGGATTACGCAAAATGCTTCTTCCCGCATGAGGCGCGAGTGGCGCTTTTGTGGAACGCGAAACTGCTGTGGGAGGAGTGTCCCGACCTGGCGCTCGCCCAATTGGAGCATGCTGTGAGCGAATCGCCCCATGGCCCGCTCTTGATTTATGAGTGGATGGAGGGCGAATCCCTGGGAACATCGCGCGAGCAGCGTGAGGATCCGGCTTCGGCGTTCCAGCGTTTTCGCACTCTTCCGGCCGGCGAGATCGCTCTGGCGCTGGATACGCTTTTTGAGGTCCATGAACGCCTGGCCCAGAAAGAGTGGGTTGCGGTCGATTTCTATGACGGCGCCCTGATGTACGATTTCGACCGCCGCCGGCTTCGGCTGGTCGATATCGACATGTACCATAAAGGCGCATTCACCAACAAAATGGGGGAGATGTTTGGCTCATCGCGTTTTATGGCCCCGGAAGAGCATGTCCAAGGAGCGGCGATCGATCAGAGCACCACGGTATTTACGCTGGGGCGCGCCGCCGCTGTCTTTTTGGGAGATGGGACATTGGAGCGAAGCGCATGGCGCGGATCAGAGGCTACGCAAGCTGTGATCCTGCGCGCCTGCGCGGAGCGGCCTGCGGATCGATATCCCACCGTCGCCGCGTTCTCACAAGACTGGTCCGAAGCGCGAATGCTAGAGACGAAAAAATAA
- a CDS encoding efflux RND transporter permease subunit, producing the protein MGVTRLAINRPIAIIMLILALVILGLISYSKLPAELNPKVDFGVITVSTTYAGTSPQEMETLITKPIEDSISGVSGLREITSTSQQGVSTITCQLYIGTDLDATAADLRQKIDAVRKILPTQADSPVILKQDTSAQPIMYLAMRGPHSSRDLRVLADNVIVERLQQAPDIASISVFGGDVREIRVGISRDRLAAYGVTVSQLASAIQAANANVAAGYIQKGNQYFSIRFLGQFASVPEIKNLQLSFPAQAGTPAAGTGSDANGTSNTRVIRLSDIATVEDTTAERTQESTVDGSDTVLLAIQKTSDGNTLKAITGIKKQLLEVQKIIPSDIEFIPTVDTSKQVKENLQDVVVSLGLGACLAILIVYLFLHNIRATLIVGLAIPTCVIATFLPISAMGFTLNSMTLLGLSLAIGVLVDDSIVVLENIVRHLSLGEDPITAAIRGRTEIGLAALTLTSVDLVVFVPISFMGGVIGEFFRSFGAAISISVLLSLLVSFTLTPMLASRWFKKGEALESDGKGQRGFKGWFNRGYKKFEHRYQGFLRVCLRHPWIVVGIGTGALVAVLVLVAPKLGFRFAPGQDQSLVQVSVEAPAGSSLAYTKRITDEIERRIKADDWMKGKIKYVLTSVGQSNSTGSGNTGTQYGNMQVSLFDKAAPLDKLPWAHHAEPLRDVDDTAVAARIREMTNDIPGAKIQANEVNGFGGGGAPLNIRITGSDTNQLLAATAAVEEEVAKGKGVYNVDSSYKASQPEVQIRLDRVRAANYGLSLSDVSNAVSATIQGDINAKYRDPADNEQYNIRVQLADLDRNNVYDVGQIPVGSQNGNVIKLSDVANLTYGVGPTRVDRLNRLREISVTAYLASGTQIGNVQQKVDPGIKKLFATGKFGATSYVWGGEAQSISEEGPYLLTAIALGVVLSYMLMAALFNNILYPLSVMLTLPQALVGALLILFITHTPLSLIAAIGVIMLNGLAAKNAILMVDYTNTLRGRGYRIVDALLTAAPTRLRPILMTSSAIIFSSLPTAMALGRGAGFRQPLAIVVVGGVFVSTVLTLIVIPCTYLLFDRFSDFVSRGSRRRHTPAGTDTPTAPPDGRNGSGHSDGNGNGKAKDVPGNGNGHTALPPTDTPLLRPNPAPPAV; encoded by the coding sequence ATGGGTGTCACCCGACTGGCGATCAATCGCCCGATCGCGATTATTATGCTGATCCTGGCCCTGGTCATCCTGGGCCTGATCAGCTACTCCAAACTTCCCGCGGAGCTGAATCCGAAAGTCGACTTCGGCGTCATCACCGTCTCTACAACCTATGCGGGCACCAGCCCGCAGGAGATGGAGACGCTGATCACCAAACCGATCGAAGACTCGATCTCCGGCGTCAGCGGCCTGCGTGAGATCACATCGACGTCGCAGCAAGGCGTTTCGACGATCACCTGTCAGCTCTATATCGGCACGGATCTGGATGCGACGGCGGCGGACCTGCGGCAAAAGATCGACGCCGTGCGCAAGATCCTGCCGACTCAGGCGGACAGCCCCGTCATTCTCAAGCAGGACACCAGCGCGCAGCCGATCATGTACCTGGCGATGCGCGGACCGCACTCCTCGCGAGACCTGCGCGTTCTGGCGGACAACGTCATCGTCGAGCGTCTCCAGCAGGCGCCCGATATCGCATCGATCAGTGTCTTCGGCGGCGACGTTCGCGAGATCCGGGTCGGCATCAGCCGCGACCGGCTGGCCGCTTACGGCGTGACCGTTTCGCAGCTCGCGTCGGCGATCCAGGCAGCCAACGCCAACGTCGCGGCGGGATATATCCAAAAGGGCAACCAGTACTTCTCCATTCGGTTCCTGGGCCAGTTCGCAAGCGTTCCGGAGATCAAGAACCTCCAGCTCAGCTTCCCCGCGCAGGCCGGAACACCGGCGGCGGGAACGGGAAGCGACGCAAACGGGACCTCCAACACCCGCGTGATCCGACTGTCCGATATCGCGACGGTGGAGGACACCACAGCGGAGCGGACCCAGGAAAGCACCGTCGATGGGAGCGACACCGTTCTGCTGGCGATCCAGAAGACCAGCGACGGCAATACGCTCAAGGCGATCACCGGGATCAAGAAGCAATTGCTGGAAGTTCAGAAGATCATCCCCAGCGATATCGAGTTCATCCCCACGGTCGATACGTCCAAGCAGGTCAAGGAAAACCTACAGGATGTCGTCGTCTCGCTGGGACTTGGCGCGTGTCTTGCGATCCTGATCGTCTATCTGTTCCTGCATAACATCCGGGCCACGCTCATCGTCGGCCTCGCGATCCCGACGTGCGTCATCGCCACCTTCCTGCCAATCTCGGCGATGGGCTTTACGCTCAACTCCATGACGCTGCTGGGCCTTTCGCTCGCCATCGGCGTCCTGGTCGACGACTCCATCGTCGTCCTGGAAAACATCGTCCGTCACCTGAGCCTGGGCGAAGACCCCATCACGGCGGCGATTCGGGGACGAACGGAAATCGGTCTGGCGGCGCTGACGCTCACGTCCGTCGACCTCGTCGTCTTCGTCCCGATCTCGTTTATGGGCGGCGTTATCGGCGAGTTCTTCCGCTCCTTCGGCGCGGCGATCTCCATCTCGGTCCTGCTGTCGCTGCTCGTCTCGTTCACGCTCACGCCCATGCTGGCCTCGCGCTGGTTCAAAAAGGGCGAGGCGCTGGAATCCGACGGCAAGGGACAGCGCGGCTTCAAAGGCTGGTTCAACCGCGGCTACAAGAAATTCGAGCACCGCTATCAGGGGTTCCTGCGGGTTTGCCTGCGCCACCCATGGATCGTGGTGGGCATCGGCACCGGCGCCCTGGTCGCCGTCCTCGTTCTGGTCGCCCCCAAACTCGGCTTCCGGTTCGCGCCGGGTCAGGATCAGAGCCTTGTCCAAGTCTCAGTCGAGGCGCCGGCGGGCTCGTCTCTGGCCTACACCAAAAGGATCACGGATGAGATCGAGCGCCGGATCAAGGCCGATGACTGGATGAAGGGCAAGATCAAATATGTCCTGACCTCCGTTGGCCAGTCCAACTCCACCGGCAGCGGCAACACGGGCACCCAGTACGGCAACATGCAGGTGTCGCTCTTCGACAAGGCCGCGCCGCTGGACAAACTGCCCTGGGCGCACCACGCCGAGCCGCTGCGCGATGTGGACGACACCGCCGTCGCGGCCCGCATCCGCGAGATGACCAACGACATTCCCGGCGCCAAGATCCAGGCCAACGAAGTCAACGGCTTCGGCGGCGGCGGCGCTCCGCTGAATATTCGCATCACCGGCTCGGACACCAACCAGCTTCTGGCGGCCACCGCCGCCGTCGAGGAGGAAGTCGCAAAGGGCAAAGGCGTCTACAACGTCGACTCGTCTTACAAGGCCAGTCAGCCGGAAGTTCAGATCCGTCTCGATCGCGTTCGGGCCGCCAACTATGGGCTTTCGCTCTCGGATGTCTCCAACGCCGTCTCGGCGACGATCCAAGGCGATATTAATGCGAAGTACCGCGATCCGGCGGATAACGAGCAGTACAACATTCGGGTCCAGCTTGCGGACCTCGACCGAAACAACGTTTATGACGTCGGCCAGATCCCGGTCGGTTCACAGAACGGAAACGTCATCAAGCTCTCGGACGTAGCCAATCTGACCTACGGCGTCGGACCGACCCGCGTGGACCGCCTCAACCGTCTGCGCGAGATCTCCGTAACAGCCTATCTGGCGTCGGGTACACAGATCGGCAACGTGCAGCAGAAGGTCGATCCAGGCATCAAGAAGCTCTTCGCCACCGGCAAATTCGGAGCCACCTCCTACGTCTGGGGCGGTGAGGCGCAGTCGATCTCCGAGGAAGGCCCGTACCTGCTGACGGCGATCGCGCTGGGCGTCGTTCTTTCGTACATGCTGATGGCGGCGCTGTTCAACAACATCCTGTATCCGCTGTCAGTCATGCTGACGCTGCCGCAGGCGCTGGTCGGCGCGCTGCTGATCCTGTTCATCACGCATACGCCGCTGTCGCTGATCGCCGCGATCGGCGTCATCATGCTCAACGGTTTGGCGGCCAAAAACGCCATTCTGATGGTGGACTACACCAACACGCTGCGCGGAAGGGGTTACCGGATCGTCGACGCGCTGCTTACGGCGGCCCCCACCCGACTGCGGCCCATTCTGATGACGAGCTCGGCGATCATCTTCTCGTCGCTGCCCACGGCCATGGCCCTGGGACGCGGCGCGGGCTTCCGCCAGCCGCTCGCCATCGTCGTCGTCGGCGGCGTGTTCGTCTCGACGGTCCTGACCTTGATCGTGATCCCGTGCACCTATCTGCTGTTCGACCGCTTCTCGGACTTTGTCAGCCGGGGCAGCCGCCGCCGTCACACGCCGGCCGGTACCGACACGCCGACCGCGCCTCCCGACGGACGCAACGGCAGCGGCCACAGCGACGGCAATGGAAACGGCAAGGCCAAGGACGTTCCCGGAAACGGCAACGGACACACGGCCCTGCCGCCAACGGACACGCCGCTCCTGCGGCCAAACCCCGCGCCCCCGGCGGTATAG